The Brassica napus cultivar Da-Ae chromosome C7, Da-Ae, whole genome shotgun sequence genome has a segment encoding these proteins:
- the LOC106391176 gene encoding uncharacterized protein LOC106391176: MERNPNQPEGVYEVDDHRQNVQGVPPGAAQEEHGQGAANLRPQNQQRLGRSIGTYDQPNINGNRLGIRAPPVANNNFEIKSSLINMIENNKYHGLALEDPLDHLDRFDKYCGLSKTNGVSEDAFKLRLFPFSLGDKAHTWEKNISSDTITTWDECKKAFLNKFFSATRTANLRNQISGFQQRGLEGFLDAWERFRSYLSQCPHHGFNNESLLSTFYRGVLPKFKSQLDTASNGNFLGRTVEDALELLENMTQSDSVYNDEYDRRDRGGGGEDMTTKRELKALQDKIDMLLSEKTKKEELHMVAEVDRVECQEDMYYVNAQGTWYKKEPDYQYQNNYQQKPFYNNQQKPFNNYQPRPFYNNQPKPFYNNNQGGYQPKQNFPPGFSPKPSQPAQDQAGSSTQPPQESSTEAMLKQLLEGQARSEKQLGYELKNLHNKIDGNYHDLNNKFKALENQFVSMTASSSRQQGSLPGKPEQNPKETIKAITLRSGRELPPKVLIKDNEKQGGEVVINVDDDVVIVDEKTNEEILEKIVEAKGKRKIGEEKVENKNEAATSTKEKLFTPPPYEPKLPFPGRFKKQLLEKYKALFDKQMSEVHLTMPIIDAFMLVPQYSKFLKDAVEQKKKEMEGMVILTHECSAIIQRLTVPRKLEDPGSFTLPCAIGPLTFERCLCDLGASVSLMPLSIAKKLGFTQYKKCKISLVLADRSVKLPIGILEDLPVKIGNCEVPTDFVVLEMDEEPRDPLIFGRPFLATAGAMVNVRDGTIDLHLEKDHTLHFDIKEMMKKPTTQREIFYIDEMDVLADDFLEELAIEDSLQHALTIERETQMIENKESDELVRRLDVHLEEDGEDEFMELPQVTQHAASADIQENLHEADWSELKAPKVELKPLPDGVRYAFLGPNETYPVIVSSELTENELSMLLNELKKYRKALGYSLDDIKGISPSLCMHRIHLEDESKTSIEHQRRLNPNLKDVVKKEIIKLLDAGVIYPISDSNWVSPVHVVPKKGGITVVKNENDELIPTRTITGHRMCIDYRKLNAASRKDHFPLPFIDQMLERLANHPYYCFLDGYSGFFQIPIHPNDQEKTTFTCPYGTFAYRRMPFGLCNAPATFQRAMMSIFSDLIEDVMEVFMDDFSVYGSSFATCLSNLCRVLQRCEDTNLVLNWEKCHFMVKEGIVLGHKVSEKGIEVDKAKIDVMVGLAPPRTVKDIRSFLGHAGFYRRFIKDFSKIARPLTKLLCKEIIFNFDEECLEAFKKLKEELTSAPIVQPPDWSLPFEIMCDASDYAVGAVLGQKKDKKTHVIYYASRTLDDAQMKYATTEKELLAIVYAFEKFRSYLVGSKVIVYTDHAALRHLLAKKDAKPRLLRWILILQEFDLEIKDKPGVENGVADHLSRLRVECGIPIDEGLPEEQIMAIEAMVTACETGRKIEEMKAIDETGPWYADLVNYLACGREPLNLTGYARKKFFKDVKRYYWDEPYLYTLCKDQIYRRVVAQEEVEGILTHCHGSAYGGHFATFKTVSKVLQAGFWWPHMFKDTQEFVSRCDPCQRRGNITKRNEMPQNPILEVEVFDVWGIDFMGPFPSSYGNEYILVAVDYVSKWVEAIASPTNDAKVVLKMFKSIIFPRFGVPRVVISDGGTHFINKLFENLLKKNGVKHKVATAYHPQTSGQVEISNREIKSILEKTVGTTRKDWSTKLDDALWAYRTAFKTPLGTTPFNLVYGKACHLPVELEYKALWAVKMLNFDIKSAKEKRLFQLHELDEIRLDAFENSRIYKEKTKAFHDKKILKREFNIGDQVLLFNSRLKLFPGKLKSRWSGPFKIKEVRPYGAIVLWNKTGGDFTVNGQRVKLYMAATPEKEGTSVPLTDPKPA; the protein is encoded by the coding sequence ATGGAGAGAAACCCGAATCAACCGGAAGGTGTCTATGAAGTTGATGATCATAGACAAAATGTCCAAGGAGTTCCTCCTGGAGCTGCTCAAGAGGAACATGGCCAAGGAGCTGCAAACCTTAGGCCTCAAAATCAACAACGCCTGGGAAGATCCATTGGCACTTATGATCAACCTAACATAAATGGGAATAGGTTGGGCATTAGGGCACCGCCAGTTGCCAACAACAATTTCGAGATCAAGTCAAGCCTCATCAACATGATTGAAAACAACAAGTACCATGGACTTGCCTTGGAAGACCCACTAGATCACCTTGACAGATTTGATAAGTACTGTGGcttgtcaaaaacaaatggagtttcagaggatgctttcaagctcagattgtttcccttctctttgggagacaaggctcacacttgggagaaaaacatctcaagtgatactatcaccacttgggatgaatgCAAGAAGGCCTTCCTCAACAAGTTCTTCTCAGCTACAAGGACTGCCAACCTTAGAAATCAGATCTCTGGTTTTCAACAAAGAGGACTTGAAGGATTTTTAGACGCATGGGAGAGATTCAGAAGCTACCTGTCTCAATGTCCTCACCATGGCTTCAACAATGAGAgcttgctaagcactttctacaGAGGAGTCTTGCCTAAATTCAAAAGCCAGCTTGACACTGCAAGCAATGGAAACTTCTTGGGGAGGACTGTGGAAGATGCTTTAGAACTCTTGGAGAACATGACACAGAGTGACTCTGTCTACAATGATGAATATGATAGAAGAGAcagaggtggtggaggagaagatATGACCACAAAGAGAGAGCTGAAAGCACTTCAAGACAAGATTGACATGCTACTATCAGAAAAGACCAAGAAAGAGGAGTTACATATGGTTGCTGAAGTTGATAGAGTAGAATGCCAAGAAGATATGTACTATGTCAATGCTCAGGGTACATGGTACAAGAAGGAGCCTGACTATCAATACcagaacaactaccaacagaaacccttctacaacaaccaacagaagccattcaacaactaccagccaagaccattctacaacaatcagcctaagccattctacaacaacaaccaagGTGGTTACCAACCCAAACAGAACTTCCCTCCTGGATTCTCACCAAAACCAAGTCAACCTGCACAAGACCAAGCTGGATCATCAACACAACCTCCACAAGAGAGTAGTACTGAAGCTATGCTGAAACAATTATTGGAGGGACAAGCAAGAAGTGAGAAACAATTAGGGTATGAGCTGAAAAATCTCCacaacaagattgatgggaattaccatgatctaaacaacaagttcaaagccttggagaaccagtttgtctctatgacagccagctcaagtcgccaacaaggttccCTACCTGGAAAGCCTGAACAAAACCCAAAGGAGACAATAAAGGCAATCACCCTAAGGAGTGGAAGAGAGTTGCCTCCTAAAGTTCTCATTAAGGATAATGAGAAACAAGGTGGGGAGGTGGTCATCaatgtagatgatgatgtggtgaTTGTGGATGAGAAGACTAATgaggaaatcttggagaagatagttgaagctaagggcaagagaaagattggagaggagaaagttgagaacaaaaatgaggctgctacatcaacaaaggagaaattgttcactcctcctccctatgagccaaagcttccctttcctggaagattcaagaagcaactcctagagaagtacaaagccttgtttgacaagcaaatgagtgaagttcatctcaccatgcccataattgatgcatttatgctggttccacaatacagcaagttcttgaaagatgctgtagaacaaaagaagaaagagatggaagggATGGTGATTCTTACTCATGAGTGCAGCGCCATTATTCAGAGACTGACTGTCCCAAGGAAGCTAGAAGACCCTGGTAGTTTCACCCTGCCATGCGCCATTGGACCTTTGACATTTGAGAGATGTCTATgtgatttgggagcaagtgtcagcctcatgccactatccattgccaagaagcttgggtttacacaatataaaaagtgCAAGATCTCTTTGGTGCTAGCTGATCGATCTGTCAAGCTCCCCATTGGCATCCTAGAAGATCTTCCTGTCAAGATAGGAAATTGTGAAGTGCCTACTGACTTTGTAGTGCTTGAGATGGATGAAGAGCCTAGAGATCCTTTGATCTTTGGAAGACCTTTCTTGGCAACTGCTGGAGCAATGGTGAATGTGAGAGATGGCACAATTGATCTCCACCTTGAAAAAGATCACACTCTCCATTTTGAtatcaaggagatgatgaagaagcccaCAACTCAAAGAGAAATATTCTACATTGATGAGATGGATGTCTTGGCTGATGATTTCCTTGAGGAGTTAGCGATTGAGGACTCTCTTCAACATGCCCTGACCATTGAAAGAGAGACCCAAATGATTGAAAACAAGGAGAGTGATGAGCTAGTAAGAAGGCTAGATGTTCACCTTGAGGAGGATGGAGAAGATGAGTTCATGGAGTTGCCACAAGTGACTCAACATGCTGCCTCAGCAGACATTCAAGAGAACCTCCATGAAGCTGATTGGAGTGAGCTCAAggcaccaaaagtggagcttaaacctcttcccgatggtgtaaggtatgctttccttggacctaatgagacatatcctgtcattgtgagtagtgagctgactgagaatgaattgtctatgcttttaaatgaacttaaaaagtatagaaaagcactaggatactcacttgatgacattaaaggaatctcaccatctttgtgcatgcataggatacatctagaggatgaatctaaaacttcaattgaacaccaaagaagattaaatcctaatttgaaagatgttgttaaaaaagagataatcaaattgttagatgcTGGTGTGATCTATCCTATCTCTGATAGCAATTGGGTTTCACCTGTGCATGTAGTTCCTAAAAAGGGTGGCATAACAGTTGTTAAGAACGAAAATGATGAgttaataccaacaagaacaataactggacataggatgtgcattgactatcgaaaactgaatgcagcctctagaaaggatcatttccctTTACCATTCATTGATCAGATGTTAGAGAGGCTAGCTAACCATCCCTattattgtttccttgatggatactctggatttttccaaatccctatacacccaaatgaccaagagaaaacgacattcacttgtccttatggtacctttgcatatcgaaggatgccatttggactgtgcaatgcaccagcaacattccaaagagcaatgatgtcgattttctctgatcttattgaggatgtaatggaggtgtttatggatgatttttctgtatacggttcttcgtttgctacttgtttgtcaaatctttgcagggtattacagagatgtgaggacactaacctggtgctcaattgggagaagtgtcacttcatggtcaaggaagggattgttCTTGGACACAAAGTTTCTGAGAAAGGAATTGAAGTGGACAAAGCCAAGATAGATGTCATGGTTGGTCTAGCTCCACCAAGAACAGTGAAGGATATAAGAAGCTTCCTTGGCCATGCTGGTTTCTACAGAAGGTTCATCAAAGACTTCTCCAaaatagctagaccattgaccaAGCTGCTGTGCAAGGAGATCATCTTCAACTTTGATGAAGAATGCCTAGAAGCCTTTAAGAAGCTGAAGGAGGAGCTCACCAGTGCCCCAATAGTTCAACCACCAGATTGGAGTCTACCCTTCGAAATCATGTGCGACGccagtgactatgctgtgggggCAGTCTTGGGGCaaaagaaggacaagaagacacatgtgatctactatgctaGTAGAACACTTGATGATGCCCAAATGAAGTATGCCACAACTGAGAAGGAGCTGTTGGCAATTGTCTATGCCTTCGAGAAGTTCAGGAGCTACCTGGTAGGGTCTAAGGTCATTGTAtacactgatcatgctgcaCTACGACATCTACTAGCCAAGAAGGATGCCAAGCCAAGGCTGCTCAGATGGATATTAATACTACAAGAGTTTGATCTCGAAATCAAGGACAAGCCAGGAGtggagaatggtgtagctgatcacctTTCAAGATTAAGAGTGGAGTGTGGGATTCCTATTGATGAGGGACTCCCTGAAGAGCAGATTATGGCTATAGAAGCAATGGTCACAGCTTGTGAGACTGGAAGGAAGATTGAAGAAATGAAGGCAATTGATGAAACAGGCCCATGGTATGCTGATCTAGTGAACTACTTGGCATGTGGAAGGGAACCATTGAATCTGACAGGCTATGCAAGGAAGAAGTTCTtcaaggatgtgaagagatactactgggaCGAGCCTTACCTCTACACTCTTTGCAAAGATCAAATCTATAGAAGAGTAGTAGCTCAAGAGGAGGTGGAAGGAATCCTCACACACTGccatggatcagcctatggagGTCACTTTGCCACCTTCAAGACTGTCTCCAAGGTGCTACAAGCAGGATTTTGGTGGCCCCATATGTTCAAAGACACACAAGAGTTTGTGTCAAGGTGTGACCCATGCCAAAGGAGAGGGAACATCACcaagagaaatgagatgcctcaaaatccTATCTTGGAAGTggaagtgtttgatgtgtggggcattgacttcatgggaccattcccatcTTCCTATGGTAATGAATACATTCTTGTTGCTGTggattatgtctccaaatgggtggaagctataGCCAGCCCAACCAATGATGCTAAGGTTGTcctcaagatgttcaagagcattatcttcccaaggtttggagtcccaagagttgtgatcagtgatggaggcacccacttcatcaacaaacttTTTGAGAACCTTCTTAAGAAGAATGGTGTCaagcacaaggtggcaactgcttatcatccccaaacaagtggccaagttgagatttccAACAGGGAGATAAAGTCCATTTTGGAGAAGACTGTGGGGAcaacaaggaaggattggtctacaaagcttgatgatgcactttgggccTATAGGACTGCTTTCAAGACACCCTTGGGAACCACTCCCTTCAATCTTGTCtatgggaaagcttgccatctgccagtggagcttgagtacaaggcattaTGGGCTGTTAAgatgctgaactttgacatcaagagtgccaaagaGAAAAGACTTTTCCAACtccatgagcttgatgagattcgacttgatgcttttgagaactcaaggattTACAAAGAAAAGACCAAGGCATTCCATGACAAGAAGATCCTGAAGAGGGAGTTCAACATTGGAGATCAAGTGTTGCTCTTCAACTCTCGATTGAAGTTGTTCCCTGGAAAACTTAAGTCAAGATGGTCCGGCCCTTTCAAGATCAAAGAAGTGaggccatatggagcaattGTGCTTTGGAACAAGACCGGTGGGGACTTTACAGTGAATGGCCAAAGAGTCAAGCTGTACATGGCGGCCACACCTGAGAAGGAAGGAACCTCGGTTCCACTTACCGATCCCAAACCAGCCTAA